A window of Lonchura striata isolate bLonStr1 chromosome 2, bLonStr1.mat, whole genome shotgun sequence genomic DNA:
GGTAGTATAGGACTGTCTTTTTACAATGTATTAGAGCTCTCAGGTAACGAAAGACTGATTTACCCCATTCCCACAACACCCAGGAGAGTTAGTCACACTCATCTTCAATTTCCACTGATATATTCATTAGGTAGAAAGGAGTTTCTTCCCACCAGATACTGTATAAAGATAATCTCTTTGTTTAATAAGAAgctaaaaattactttttaaatataataacCACTTTCTTAatcctgcccctccttaccaaaGACCTCAACCACTTCAGCTGCTATTTTCAGCAGTCATCTTCCCTAGCTGAAACCCATGCACTCAAAAACCATACCAGGGAAACCAAATAGCCTAGAGAACAATCGAGTTTCTAGATTGCTATTTTACATGGCCACACCTCATGAGACTGCTTATTAACACCTCTCCTCTCATTCTGCAGTCACATTAGAGTGGTGACTGCACCCCAGCTGAACTAAAAACTGGCCATATTAATTGCGCTTAATAGCTCTTAGCTACACTCAGTGCATGTTATCAAATCATAAGAGAAAAGCAGGTTCTCAGGTTTTCATGTATAATTGTGTGAAAGTTTTAAAACTAGTAAATTTATTCTGCTTCTTTTCTAGAGAAATTCTTCAGATGAATATTGGCCTTCTGTTCAATACCTTCGAGAAGAACATTAAAGCAGCAGTAAATCCCTCAAATCCAGCTGAAAAGGCCAGGTACAGCACAGAACTCCTCCTCTAATCATTATAAATTTTAACCTGATGGCACTGTGAAAAACAGGTTCAGAAAGACATTGAATGTGTGGGATAAAAAGGAGTGCTCACCTGCTGGAAAAAGCATGAATGCTACTGCCTATCCATGGAGGAACACAGCTGACATTCCaggtctgtttttttctttttccttctattttttgcagaaagctctTCCTCTATGCAGCTCATGATTCCACTCTTATTcctctcctgctggcactgggcaccTTTGATAACAAGTGGCCACCTTATGCTGCTGATGTGACCCTCGAGCTGTACCAGCACCAGCACTCCAAGGAGTGGTTTGTGCGCGTGGCTTACCGTGGAGAGGTGAGATCCCCTGGGAAGTCCCTCCTATGAATCTTGGGCTTGTGGTTCCACCATGCAGCACAAAAGGGCTTTGACAGTGCACAGTATCTGTGATTCTGTCTCTTTGCCTTGCAGGAGCAAGTGGTGAAAGGCTGTAAAGCAGGTCTCTGCCCACTTGAAGAATTTCTGGAAGTTCTTTCACAGTACTCAGTCACTCCAGAGGAGTACAATAACCTATGCTCCAAAGTGGACAGGAATTGGCAAACTAACTCAAATTAAAATTAGTTCATTGTCACAATCTTCGACTATTTTTCTTTATGTCCTTGCTAGCCTTCTGTATTCCAAATGCATTTTAGATGAGGGGACATTTTCCTACCAGACACAGGGTGGCACAGTGTCACTTTACACTGTTAGCAGCAAGCTGAAAGAAGCCACGTGATAGAATGGCTCAAGTTTACTTCTGAGGTGACCACACAAAAGCAGGGAGAGGCTGAAAACAGCAAGGGCGAGAACAGACCATTTAAAATTGCCTCTCTGTATCAACAATATGTGACAAAACATACCTCTTCCTCATATGCTGGGACTACGGGCTGAAGCCCAGCTCGTGCTAGCTTGTGCTTTCAAAACTTGAAAGCTTTGAcataatattgattttttgtttggtatCTGCAGAAGCCCTTGtgcctttccctttcttttggCATGTTGGAGGGTAGCTCGCTAAAGACAGATGAGCCTCCCTAATTGCATAGCATTTAGCTACCCCATCTTCTTGAGGGCATTTTCATGCACAGAAAACATCTCCAAAGGGACAGAAAGCCTCCAAACCTCTTCCCTGCATTCCTCTAATAATGGAAATTCTGCATTAACATGCAGAACAACCAGAGTGGGCCAAGTACAAGAACACGTAATCTTGGTGAACTCTGCTTAATGTGCTTTAAACAAGGAAGTCTGGGGAGCTGCTATTGACTTCAGCTTTGGGAGGCAGTGATCTATTTTGCCCTTGCTGAAAGAGGAATACAGCACTAGCGAACAGCAGTACTTCTGGCTGAGATGACAGCTTTTCCCATAAGAAATTACTAGGAATCACAGTGTTGCcaaagtcacagaatcacagaatggtttgggttggaaggaaccttaaagatcatatcgttccaaccccctgccatgggcagggatgccatcCACTTGAGCAGCTCAAGGCTTCATCCTACCTGGCCTtaaacactttcagggatgggacatccacagcttctctgagcaatctgtgccagtgcctcaccactctcacagtaaagaatttaaCCTAAATCTCTCCACTTCAGTTTAAACTGTTCTCCCTTGTCCTATCCCTGTCTTCCCATGTAAAAAGTCACTCTTCCTCCTTCTTATAAGCCCCCCATTAGGCAATGGAAGGCTGCTCTAAAGTCTGgagccttttcttttccaggctttgcagccccaactctctcagcttGTTTTCATAACAGAAGTTTTCCAGTCCTCTGATAATCTTTGTGTCCTCCTCTGAACTGATTTGTACAGGTCCATGTTTCTTGTGCTGGatgccccagagctggatgcagcactgcagtggggtctcaccagagcagagcaggggggCAGAATGCCTTCCTTGACCTGCTGCCCACAGGGCTTTGGGTGAAGCCCAGAACATGGTTGGCTTTTTGGGCTGCAAGCACACaatgctggctcatgtccagctttTCATCCACCACAGTTTCCAAGTGCTTCTCCAAAGGGCTGTTTTCAATGAGTTCTTCTAGACTAGGTTTCATGTCTGGGATTGCCCTGACGCAGGTGCAGCACCATGTACTGGGACTTGCTGAACCTCACTAGGTTCTCACAAACTCACTTCTCAACTTTGTCCAAGTCCTTCTCTTGTGTCAATGGCACCACTTGACTTTGTGTCCTCTGCAAACTGTTGAGGGTGCATTCAATCTCACAGACTATTTCATTGAAAAAGATCTCCACTTTTcaataagtaaataaaacatGGTCCCTACTTCCTTTGGGATGGGCAGAGGTTAAAATACGGGGACCATTTATTAAAATGACCCTGCAATTTAGGTTCTGTCTTACTTCTTACttagtgaaaaaataatttaatgtaaGCAATTAACAAATATGTGATGGAGGCACTGCAGCACCTTTTCTCTAAGAAGAATAGGCTGGATTTACCCCTACTCTTTCATTAGCCTGCCCCCACCACAATTACATGTTGACACCACACACAGTGAACAGAATAATTAAACTACTAAATACATTGCTGGAGGTCTCACTGAACTACTATTAGAAGCtgtcaaaaaagcaaacaaaacattGTTATTTTCCATCAAATTTTTGTACAGCCTGAAACCATAATGCCACCATATAAAAATCAATGCCTACACCTCCTTAAGAACAGTGTGTTCTGCTCTAATCAAGCTCTCTCTTATACACAGTTTTAAGTATTTGGGGAACAGTGATGAAACTATTAGGTCTATGATTACAAGTTATTTGTGAGGCATGGACTGCTTGGAAAAACGCATCAGGAACTTTGGACATACAAAAGGGGAATTCACATACCTACTCTTTAATAACTAGGAGCATCCCCAACAAAGTTGACCTGCAGCCAGGTAAAAAAACTGCAACACAGCCATAACCCAGAGCACTCAGCAGCACAAGTTATTCAAGAGCAGGTAAGATTTCTAAAGGGTACTGCTTTTACACAATTAAGATCCTGCTGTCACTCTAGGAAGGGTAACACAAATTTCAGTAACAGCAGAAGACATCAGAAAAGCAGGCCAGTTTCTTGGCAGTGCCTTGGAGGAAGACACCACTGGGAGCATGGGAGCACTGTCTTGCAGGGTTTCTGCAGTGCCCTCTCTGCCCTGTTCTACCCTTACCCTTCTCCTCACTGTCAAAGCGGTTGGGCCATGCAATGGTCCATGTCATTGAGCGCTTCCATGGTAGTTGTAGCACAGAGGATGAAGGAGGAGTTATTTCTGACCACAACTAGTGTAAATGATCATTTCAGAAGAGGATTGGTTGGACAGTGGAGCAGTTTAAATGTCAAAAGACAAGGTAAGTGGGAGCTACTTTATTGCAAACACAGCATGGAAGAGCTGAGGCATTCCTGAGAATGTGGAATAAAAATTCTCAGAAATCAAAAATTTCCCAGTATCCCAAACAAAACAGCAtagctttttttcctgcatcaTTAACTATTTTTAGGTTAAGAATTACTACCCGCTGACAAAGTGAAGCACATTTTAGTAAATACAAGCCTATATCAAACATGGATCACTTTTCCTCAAGAAGTGTCACATTAGGGAACAGGTTTTAGCCAGCAGCCTGGTGCAGCCGGCACAAGGAAAGCATTCACCATCATGAGTGCAAAATGACACCACCAAAAAAATGTAGCCTGTCCTGCCACCTGAGTGAAAACCAGCATAGCAGAGAGCACACAAAGCACCTCAAAATTAAGCCCTGCGTATATCTGTAATTGTCCCAAAACTCTGGGGGAACAAAAATATAAGGCATTTCAACTTACCCTCAGAAAGATTTGGGCACCCACATCTGCTCTGATCCAGAACACATGTATTGTACCAGAAGCACTGCCAGCATTCAAATCCCAACCAAGACTGATCCAGATCAGATCTCCACACACTGGTTTGTCTTCCGAAATGTGACCCATTAGACGCCTCATGGATGTCAGAACTAAACTCCTAAGGCTGGCTCCTTGCTCTCATCTTCTTTGGCAGATTAGCTAGCTCATGATACAGGTACAAATCTCGAGTTTATTTGGACGGTGTGTAAAACTGCCAGTGTACTTCACAGATGACCTGAGTGCAAGTCTactaatttaaaacaaacagatttcaaatattttaaacttttgaTTTAGCAGGCACATTACTTCGCGTTTCAGAAGTTCACCATCTGCTGGGTTTACCTTTTAAGTCTCTCCACACTCCGGCTGTGCAGCCATCTGGGATGAGATAATTTGAACAGCAGACTGTTTCCTCCCATGTTACTAGAGAGGAAGAGCAGCCAAGCATGTATGAATAAAGTCTATTTCATTCTTTCAAACAAAGGTGGAGGAGGATGATttgaaagcttaaaaaaaaaaaagggtgcagggggtgggggaggaagaaaactaaaaatgGCAACCCACTTTCCATCTTCAACTGTACCATGACTACCAAAGCTGAGTCACAGTTACTATTGATAAGCAGGAAGGAACAGAGCCTGGCTTACAGATCCTCAGGTGAATCCACAAGGCTGACAGCTAGAAAGCTTTTCCATTTCCAATGCAAAAAGGGAAGAAGTAGAAATAGAGCAAAACAAAGAAGTTCATCTATGAACATCTACAGAGTAATTTTCACAACTGGAGCCAGCTAAGACCTTAGCAACTCTTGTCCATCTGCTGGTGCAAACACTGAGGTTAAGCGCACCTATGTGGACTCAGGAGAATCCACATCTTCTGCGCTTTCGGTAGGAAAAATCTCATTAAGATACCAAATGCCAGCATCATAAATTAGACAGACACAGAAGGAACTTTAATTATACAGCATGTTTAAAATGTATCCTCTCACTGTTCAGTGGCTTTGAAACAGTGAATTTCCTATGCTAATTTTCCTAGAATAAGTCACAGCTACCTCAAAtcctttgcttttcaaaatCTTAAGAGGCATAGGAGGCCCTatgacagtttaaaaaaatcccaaaacctccGGCTCATTTCTATGTCGATCAAGAACTTCGCTTTGTTCAACATGCTAAAAACAGTCAGGAGTGATGGCAGAAGTAGCAACACTTAAAAAGGTTGCATTGTAACAATTCCCATGCAAGGTCCTCAAATGGGAGCTGTGCAACCACTTAAAGAAGAGGTAATTCCGCTCTACAGAAATAACACTTACTGTGTCATTGTCATCTCTTTCCAAAATCTTGACAAGCCCGTGCTTCACGCTGCCTGTCTTGTCAGAGGGAAGCACCACAACAGACATCCTACACTTTGTCAAAAGAGTAATTCTCACCCAAAATCATTGTAAATTTGCATGACAGCACAAAGGTGAATTTGGAAGCAGACAACAGAAGGCTCTGAGGCTTGCGTGCCTCCAACAGTGTATGGCTTCACTCGTTTTATAACACCAGCAACAAAAGTTTACTAAATCAGCCACCAAGAGGAATTCTTTTTCCACCTGTTAAGGATCAGTTAACTCTAAAAAACTCTCACACTCAAGCATGTTAAAAATACTTATTCTCCACATGAATTTTCACACTAATAGCCAGCCCTCTGAAGAAACTACTCATTGAAATCATTTTAAGTAGCAGTAAGTGGAAGGAAGAACAGATTACCCACTCCATATACAGTGCTGGGGGACCAGAGAACAGCCAGCCACAGAGCCTGCATCCTGGCCTACAGATCCATATCTGGCTCATGCTCGTAttctccaggagcagggctcaACTCTCAATCCACGTTTTGTCATCCAGCCTTTCACTCCTCATAGGCAGGACTATAAAACCTCCTTGCTGAAATCCTCTCAAAAGGCAAGTTTGAAAAGACAGGGGATTAGGAAGCAATCGATGAGAACTGTGGCAAAGCAACAATTTACTCAGCAGGGCTGTCTTGATAAAAATCTGCTCACTGACAATTTCTGTCTCACCTTTGTTATTACAGTTCATCCGTTCCCCACCATTTCAGGCTCTCAGTGCTGGCAGTCAGAGCCAGCAATGACCCaatccagggtccccagagaggGACACAATCCCAGCATCTCTGCAGACTGACACTGCTGCTCAGGGGGAGCTCAAACCCATGTACCTTGCAGTGCTGCAAACACTCTCCAGGAGGAAGTGACGGAGACAAGTTTCATCTGCTCCTTGACCCTCAACAAATTGAGGAAGTCTCTAAGTATAGTTCCTGGGGTGTTCTGAAATAAGACCTCCCTCCAAGGGAAAACAAGCTCAGTTCAGGATTAAGTTAACAGAATTGCTACAAAAGGAGCACACAGCTGCCTATTGACCAGACTTTTAGGAGCTGTCAAAGTTTAGCCCACCTGGTCTCTAGGCTGGCTGTGATCACAAGGAAGAGCAAACAGTCATCTGACCAGCTGTTTGATCTACACAGAAACAACTGGTCTGGATAAAGGAGACAGTTCATTTTTGTAAgaaacaatatattttatttttctgacacCACAGCCCTGGCAAGTGGTTTTGTACCAAATTCAATGGAGGTTACACAGAACGTTTTAcgctggggaggaaaaaaaaaataaccacaaaaaaaaatcctggataACTTTTAGTGTCTGTTCCACTCCCACATTAATAAAATCACTTGGGGTTTCTAAGAAAAGGAGAATAGGAAACAGTGAGAGAGACTACTGTAGGATGTAACAGTGTCCAAGTCCAGCCCCTTCCTAAAAGTGGGAAGAGTCCCCACGTGAGGAGAGGCTCTCCTAGATTTACTCCCCAAAATAACACAATGTATTGCAGCTGCCATAGGAGGAGACAGAAGGGGACGGAGAGAGAGAGAAGCCTATTTAATAAAGAGTGGGAGGGAGAGACAGAAGGTGCTGGACAGCACGCcataatttgaaaaatatgtcCTTAacttattatttatttcttttaaaagattcCCCTCACTGAACTTAAGTTCcttttttgtgcttttcattAATACTCTGCTCTGAGGTCGTAGTTTGGTTTTTCTATACATTGGAGTTGAAGGAAAATAGTCCGAAGTTCTGAAGATGGATTCTCCACCTAAAGTAAACAGCCTAGAATCCCATTCTCCTCTCACCCCAAAGACTAAAGTCTCTGCTAAAATCCCTTTTACAATATAGTACAgtacacaaaaaaccccaaaaataaccaaGAGTCCTGGGAGAAGCCAGTCCGAAGGACGTAAACATACAGAGAGAATGGTGCAACTTGTGACAAATGGCAATTCTCAAAATACAGCTACAGATTCTCAAAGCAGGTGCCGTCACGGGATACCCAAgtccacaaaaataatttttaaaaaataaatcttaaaaaaaaaacaacctgttaaaatgaatattttttttttcaggtaattCCATACATTCGAGATTTCCCAAAGCATCCTCTGGTCTCTTTTCACCTATTGCATGGCCAAACTGTACTCCTGAAGCTCCCAAAAAAGCCCTCAGGACTTGGAATCTCATCTTGACAAGGATCAGAACATCCAGTCTTATGGTAGCAGCTTAAAACATCATGTTCCCTGGGTTTCCAGGGCCTTGGCTAAATCCTCCCATGCCAACATCAGCAGCCATACCTCGGGGCCTCATCTGGGGGGGAATCATGATGTTTTGTTGGGGTCCCATCATGCCCTGCATTGACATCATCATGCCAGGTGACCCCACAGGGCCCGGGTGGCTGTACAGCCCGGCGGGGGCTCGGTCCTTGCCCGGGATCATGCCCACGGCGGCCACGGGGTTGCTCATGAGCGCGGGCTGGCCGGGCATGGcgggctgtgctggtgacatCATGCGGTGGTGCGGCCCCATCatgccctgctgcaggaaggccGGCGGCCTCATCGGGTTGTGACCGGGCATGGACGGAGCCGTGCCAAGAGGGATATCCGGAGTTCCCACCGGCCCGGGGCCCCCCATGCCGGGCAATGTTAGTCCCATCCTCGGGGTCTGCTCTCCTATCATCCCCTGCATGTGGGAGAAGCCAGGCCCGGGGCCCTGCGGCTGCTTGCGGCCTGGCACCTCCCCACGAGGGAAATACTGTAGTGTCTGGCTGGGCTTCTCCGATGGAATAATCCTTGACAGGTCAAACTCAGGTATTCCCGTGGCTCCAGGACGGAtcacctcctgcagctctggatcAGTGAAAACCGAAGGCATGTTGTTTCCAAGAACAGTGAAGGAGTCTGGACCTCCAGGGCCTCCAGTCTTGCAAAGTGCTGGATCTGTCGAACTTTGGGGCAGGTTGGTAGGACGCCCCAGAGGTCCTTCCCCATGGAAGCCCATTCCCGCTGGGAAGTTGCCTTGTCCACCGCTGGGCCCGTTGTGTGGAAATGGCACCTGCTGTGGAGGGGACTGTACGGGAGGGAACccctgcgggaagcccaggcgTCCTTGAGGTACCATTGGAGACTCCTGGGAGCCATGCCCCATCATTGGGTTGTGTGACATCAGGCCGGGTCCCACGGGGACCCCGTGAGGAGGTATATTGGGTCCCATAGCATTTGGAGAGGGCATCTGGTTGTTATGGGAAAGAGGCTGGGTCATTCCCATTGGGCTAAGGGTTGGCATTGGACCCACTGGGTTTGGACCTGAAATTCGAGGATTCTGAGAATTAATGCCCATTCCTAGGGAAGAAACAAGGAATTGCATTTAGACAACAACCAGTAACAATCAATAAAGCTGTCAGAGAGCTTTCTGCAAGGTTACCAAGTTcgcacacacacagaaaaactgTGCTAGTAAAAAAACCATCAGCAGTGGCTTTGAAAAATGTTATGTTAACCAGGAATTTGATGTCACTCCAACAGCCACTGTCCAAAGCTTGTCACTGCCCTGTCAAGCAGTGACTAAAGCCTGCTCCGTAAGTAGGATTTCAATCCAAACTATACTTTTACTACCTCCCTGGCAGTCTGGATGACACAGGCAGTAGCAAACATGTCTATGACAGATTATCAGCATATGGGCACTTGTCCACTGGGAAGCGACCGGAACTCCTTTCAAACCTCAGCAGTGATAAATCAGGTAACCCTCATAAGACTAAGGGGCAGTGATCAATGAGGTTAATGAGTTACTATCATGAATTTATTCAATTAGCCAGCTTTCCCCAGATATATTCAGCCATTACTGTATGAAACACACTGCAAAGCTACAGGTAAACACATCAAAAATTCATTACCAACTGCCATTCTCTTGAAACTTCAGCTCATCCCCTTTTTCAACTATTAATTCAATAGGGTGGGGGTGTTAGAGCCTATTCACATATTTTTGATAATTCAGTGTCAAAAAGacccaaacaaacccccccaaaaacagTGAAGCTTCTATGGAACTGCCTTAAGACACGAGAGGCAAAGCTTCCCCTAGATAACACATTGTAGGTCTGACCCTTAATGAGCAGCCTTCATCCACGCATGAACCCATGAGCAGCCTTCATTCAATCCCTCCATACACAAGTGTTTTCCATGTTAGATACCTTCTGAAGAACACACATTTtctggacagaaaaaaaaagttgcaagGAGAAGTTCCATCTCTACATTTCAGAGAATGGCAActtctttctcaaaaaaaaaaccgaTGGCTAAACATTCCTCAAGTTTTTTCCCATCTCACTGTCTTCATTTCACAAGATTTCCATAAAATCACCCTGATACCTTGTGCTTATGGTCCTTTGATTTGCTTACCTGGTACGCTGTTCATAGGTGGCAGGTTTGGGGAGCGTGCTGGAGGGGAGTCGTCATCCGAGCTGGCCACAGTTTTGATGGCATCATGATAGAGCGGTGTAGAGCTGGGCATGGCAAATTTGGACATCCTGGACATCATAATGGACAGGGGATTCTGGGAGAGGGTTGGCTCTGGAGGCATTgtgtaaggactgctagagggaAGATTTCCAGGAAGAGTCGCAGGAGCAGACTGGCTGACTGTGGAAGGAGGTGGACcgccttaggaaaaaaaaagaaaaagagagaaagaatttaattttttcctccttactCTTTTCCTTACATCAAACTCTTTTCCCCTAGAAGTCTCAAAAACTAGAAATGTTTTCTATTGCAAGACTTTACATGACTAATGTAGTCAATGGCCATGAAAAtaaccagaaaaataaacctaTTGGTCAAGTTGATTAATATCTGTTATCCTACTGCATAGCACTTCTAACTAGAACTATCTTGAACCTCCACAAATCCACATGAAGAATTACCAGTTTAGTCTGAAAATCTTACTATTCAATGTCCATACACTGAAGACAGACTTACTTAACAGAGCTAGccataaaaatcaaaatctaaAATCAAAAAAGACACAGGCAGCACAAGGAAAACTGTAGCAGATATTATGCTGAGACATGCAAGCACATTTCTGACAAGCTTCATCAGGAGCTACAAGTAAAACTCCCTGTTTATGTTGCATTTCTTGTTTCATACAGAGATATTAGCTGCTTAttccaggaaaagaaacattctCTGCACCTATTAGCTTAATGTCATCCTTTGCTCTCACAAAATTAGAAGTAACTTAACTGCACTTCCAATCTTCTTTGTTCTTCACTGATGAATTTTACACCACCCAGACCAATGTGCAGATGCTAAACTGAAGCTCTACTCTCACTGAAAATTCACTGCACGTTCCTCAGCCCCTCCCAACCAAAAGAGGAAATGAGAATAGGGAATATAAAAAAACTGCAATGCTGAAAGATCCATGCTTTGGAAGAGCTGCATGTCAAAGCATTCATTAAGCACTAAGTAAGGCACAGACTGAAGCACTTGGGTGCCCTCCCGAGCCGCCGACCCCACAGGCACATCCCGGTTCTGGTCCCCGCTGTTACCCACGGCAGCACTAGAGGGCAACGTGGGCAAAGGGCTCCActttcccagccaggaaaattTCCCGGGCGGGaaggctgcccagagctgtgGAAGCCTGGACTGAAGGGCAGGTGAGCTTCGAGAAGCTGAGAGCAGAAGtgagccagcagcaggacccCGAGGTCCCAGGCACAGCACGGCTCAGCACGCAACCAAATGTTATGTACAGTGGTTATTAGATTGCTCCAAAATGCTTAAAGCCTGAACAACTTCCTGTCTGCAATGTAAACCTAGAAAGGTAAACGCAGACATACCTAATTGTAAACCTGACCTGTGCCTAGATACACAGCTGGTCAACTGTTTAGCATGTCTTTGTAGGAACCTTTTATATCAAAGCACTCTAATAACATCAACAGATCTTTTCCGTTGAGCTACAATGACTATGAGCCATGGAAGAACAGCACAAGACCCTTCCAAGGAGAGACTTCTCCCATCAATGCTCCACACCTTTTCACATCTCTTAACCCCATCCTTTTGCTTTTACATCCTCAGAGTGACCAGCCCTCAGTTCAACACGTGGGAGGCAGGGTGCAAACCCACAAATACAACAGGAGGCGGAGAAGCCCTCACCCTCCACTTGCACGGCCTTGGCACAGCCCCACTCAAGTAGGCAAAGGGCCACCCAGCTcttgccctgctgcaggaaccctcctccctccctttgCTGCGCATCTTTGATGACCCAACACGAACCAAAGCACCAGATctggggagcagaggcagcactCACCCGACTCCACGTTCCCCAGCATGGCTGGAGAAGACATGGTTAGAGACGCCTTGTGGTTCGGGGGAATCCCAGGGCTCTGCAAAGGAGGCTTTGGAGATGAAGTCCATCCAGGAGAAGGTGCAGGGAGAGACGGAGACTTGAGGTGgacaggagaagcagcagcagaccCCAAGACAGGGGGGGATTTaatggaggcagcagcagctgcggCAGTGGGGCCCGCGAGCATTCCTGCCAGCTGGGAGGGCGTCTGAGGGGACTTGAGGTTCCCCGAGGGAGACCCCATCATGGGAGACTGGACCTGGCGCATGGTGGGGGACTTCAGGGGGTTGATCCCTGGCGAATGCACCTGACCGGCTGCAGAGATATCCAAGGGCTTGCGGCCGAGGCTGCGCTGCGCAGGGGGAGCAGTGTTGAGGCTATTAGGGTTACTGGTGGGATTGAGAGGTAGTGGCGGCATGTGGCTGAGCCGGTTGTTAGTCCTTTGGTCAGGCCCGATCTGTTCTCTGAGATTCCGGAGACCGACTCCTGGGCCCTGAGACATGGGAAGGAAAGGCCTGGGACCCATGCCATACTCCTGCTGCGGGTGCTCCCCAAACGGCAGCGGCACCATTTTCTGCTGAGAGGAGAGCATCTCCGAGACACCGGGACGCAGCTTTATCATCTCTTCCGGCCCGACTCCTGCCTCCCTCAGCTTCTGAGGGACCAGGGGTGGGTTGGAGCCCATGCTGACATTCATGCCCATGTCCCCCTTCATGCTGCCAGGGCCCATTCCAAACTCCAGCTCCCTGCTAGAAGCCATTTGTGGGGGTATTCCTTTTGGGAAGTCCCCCCTAGAGGGGCTCATCGGTCCTTCTACCGGCATGCGAGGGAAGATGGGGTTGTTCCCAGGCTCCATGTGTCTCTGGGAGGGCATCATTCTGTTGATCTCCATGCCAGGCCTGATGCCTTCCATGTTCAGACCAGGAGGGAGGCCCATCTGTTtctcagccagctgctgctgataGAGCTCTTCAGGCAGGCCCTGTGGATTTGGGAACCGCTCCCCTCGGCCAGGGCCACTGAAGACACCCTGACCAGGAGGGAAGTTTCGCCCATCTGGGATTTTTGGCACATCATCTGGCCAATTAACTCCTGAAAGCCCAGGCCGtgaggtgggatttgggacattAGGGCCTTCCATGTCAGGGTTCATCATTCCTGCAAAACCAGGCAGGCGCATCTGGCTTCCAGGCACATTGGGATGAGGGGCCATGCCCCTGGGGGGCAGCGAGTGTGACATGTTCATGCCTTCAGGGAAGGGCTCTGGACCTCCAGGTCCCCAGCCCTCACCAGGGGTCATCTGGTAGGGAGGGGGAGGACCTCGGACCACCCCACGAGGCCCATGCTGGTGGACCATCATATCCTGCAGGGAACACTGCTGCACAACCACCTGCTCTtgcttccttctcttctcctcgTAA
This region includes:
- the BCL9 gene encoding B-cell CLL/lymphoma 9 protein isoform X3 translates to MHSSNPKVRNSPSGNTQSSPKSKQEVMVRPPTVMSPSGNPQLDSKFSNQGKQGGSTSQSQPSPCDPKSGGHTPKVLPGPGGSMGLKNGAGNGAKGKGKRERSISADSFEQREAGTPNDDPEIKDCNSADHVKSQESQHTPHSMTPSNASAPRSSTPSHGLTATLEPASGQKTPSKVVYVFSTEMANKAAEAVLKGQVETIVSFHIQNISNSKAERNTVPLNPQITALRTEPKPLPQPQPPAAQDQNPPQNTKMQPTPPVSAPVSKPTGPPCPIDQDSPSVESKVMSVGSPANSTPLQTEGFGQSSTPNNRAVSPVSQGSNSSAADPKGPPQQGSGGDPSSLGENPDGLSQEQLEHRERSLQTLRDIQRMLFPDEKEFAGGQSGGPPPNAGVLDGPQKKPEGPIQAMMAQSQSLGKGSGSRTDGGAPFGPQGHRDMPFSPDEMGPPPMNSQSGAIGPDHLDHMTPEQVAWLKLQQEFYEEKRRKQEQVVVQQCSLQDMMVHQHGPRGVVRGPPPPYQMTPGEGWGPGGPEPFPEGMNMSHSLPPRGMAPHPNVPGSQMRLPGFAGMMNPDMEGPNVPNPTSRPGLSGVNWPDDVPKIPDGRNFPPGQGVFSGPGRGERFPNPQGLPEELYQQQLAEKQMGLPPGLNMEGIRPGMEINRMMPSQRHMEPGNNPIFPRMPVEGPMSPSRGDFPKGIPPQMASSRELEFGMGPGSMKGDMGMNVSMGSNPPLVPQKLREAGVGPEEMIKLRPGVSEMLSSQQKMVPLPFGEHPQQEYGMGPRPFLPMSQGPGVGLRNLREQIGPDQRTNNRLSHMPPLPLNPTSNPNSLNTAPPAQRSLGRKPLDISAAGQVHSPGINPLKSPTMRQVQSPMMGSPSGNLKSPQTPSQLAGMLAGPTAAAAAASIKSPPVLGSAAASPVHLKSPSLPAPSPGWTSSPKPPLQSPGIPPNHKASLTMSSPAMLGNVESGGPPPSTVSQSAPATLPGNLPSSSPYTMPPEPTLSQNPLSIMMSRMSKFAMPSSTPLYHDAIKTVASSDDDSPPARSPNLPPMNSVPGPNPVGPMPTLSPMGMTQPLSHNNQMPSPNAMGPNIPPHGVPVGPGLMSHNPMMGHGSQESPMVPQGRLGFPQGFPPVQSPPQQVPFPHNGPSGGQGNFPAGMGFHGEGPLGRPTNLPQSSTDPALCKTGGPGGPDSFTVLGNNMPSVFTDPELQEVIRPGATGIPEFDLSRIIPSEKPSQTLQYFPRGEVPGRKQPQGPGPGFSHMQGMIGEQTPRMGLTLPGMGGPGPVGTPDIPLGTAPSMPGHNPMRPPAFLQQGMMGPHHRMMSPAQPAMPGQPALMSNPVAAVGMIPGKDRAPAGLYSHPGPVGSPGMMMSMQGMMGPQQNIMIPPQMRPRGMAADVGMGGFSQGPGNPGNMMF